In Salisediminibacterium beveridgei, one DNA window encodes the following:
- a CDS encoding mannitol-1-phosphate 5-dehydrogenase gives MQALHFGAGNIGKGFIGYLLNKTGYEICLVDVNQAAIDRFNKHNRYFVEMLDDHHTVEEVSPVKALNSLTQEQDVIDQIEQADIITTSVGVDNLSRIAGVLAKGLLKRVGSNKKTIDVIANENAINASSALQGEIEKVVSPEEMNSILAYTGFPNASIDRLALSKEGEEEETALVEPIFEWVINQKEAKNHELPPIYGATYVDDLKPFIERKLYSVNMGHAATAYIANLFNEPTIQSALDQPEIERMIQATMNETAQYFITQFNVSQDDMDAYIQKTLKRFKNKNISDDIYRVGRAPIRKLGHDERLVKPARELKRLGLPVTHLTCVIAAGYLFAHPEDEEAVRLQTYVQDHGIEKAVNHFSEIEDQELLTAIIHYYQDLERQKQRASKPELPV, from the coding sequence ATGCAGGCACTTCATTTTGGCGCCGGGAACATCGGAAAAGGCTTTATCGGTTATTTACTCAACAAAACCGGCTATGAGATCTGTCTTGTCGATGTGAACCAGGCAGCCATTGACCGCTTCAACAAGCACAACCGGTATTTTGTAGAAATGCTCGACGATCATCACACCGTCGAAGAAGTTTCCCCTGTCAAAGCTTTGAACAGTCTGACCCAGGAACAAGATGTGATTGACCAGATCGAACAAGCAGATATCATTACAACATCTGTCGGTGTCGATAATCTCTCCCGGATTGCCGGGGTTCTGGCCAAAGGGCTCTTAAAGCGGGTCGGATCAAACAAGAAGACGATTGATGTCATTGCAAACGAAAACGCCATCAATGCTTCTTCTGCTTTACAAGGAGAAATCGAGAAGGTCGTTTCTCCGGAAGAGATGAATTCGATCCTGGCATACACCGGGTTTCCAAACGCTTCGATTGACCGCCTCGCTCTCTCTAAAGAAGGCGAAGAGGAAGAAACGGCGTTAGTGGAGCCGATTTTCGAATGGGTCATTAATCAGAAGGAAGCAAAAAATCATGAACTGCCACCGATTTACGGTGCCACCTATGTGGATGACTTGAAGCCATTTATCGAACGCAAACTCTATTCTGTGAATATGGGGCATGCAGCAACCGCCTATATTGCGAACCTGTTCAATGAACCAACCATCCAAAGCGCACTGGATCAACCGGAGATTGAACGAATGATTCAAGCCACGATGAATGAAACAGCGCAATACTTTATTACCCAGTTCAATGTCAGCCAGGACGACATGGACGCTTATATTCAGAAAACTTTAAAGCGCTTTAAAAACAAAAACATCAGTGATGACATCTACCGCGTTGGCAGAGCCCCGATTCGAAAACTTGGGCATGATGAACGTCTCGTCAAGCCGGCGAGGGAGCTAAAGCGGCTCGGTCTGCCGGTCACTCATCTCACCTGCGTCATTGCAGCCGGGTATCTGTTTGCTCATCCGGAAGATGAAGAAGCGGTCAGATTACAGACCTACGTGCAGGATCACGGGATTGAAAAAGCAGTCAATCATTTCTCTGAAATCGAAGATCAAGAGCTATTAACAGCCATCATTCATTATTATCAAGATCTCGAGCGTCAGAAACAAAGGGCATCAAAACCGGAATTACCGGTGTAG
- the hxlB gene encoding 6-phospho-3-hexuloisomerase — MSYNDVQNEIKAELSNTLESIDNDSVETLLKEIKQADKVFFVGVGRVLLSLQAVAKRLAHLGVKTYVVGQITEPAITDKDLLIVGSGSGESAFPLIIAKKAKQFDARVAHIGANPDCSMKDYSDHFVRIPVATKFNLPNETPSVQPMTSLFEQSLLLLGDSLALMLVREQNIDMHSLWEYHANLE; from the coding sequence ATGAGTTACAACGACGTGCAAAACGAGATCAAAGCGGAGCTCTCCAATACGCTCGAGTCTATCGACAATGACAGCGTGGAGACACTGTTAAAAGAAATCAAGCAGGCAGACAAAGTATTCTTCGTCGGTGTCGGCAGAGTGCTATTGTCTTTGCAGGCAGTCGCCAAGCGCCTGGCACACCTCGGTGTCAAGACATACGTCGTCGGTCAGATCACAGAACCGGCCATCACCGATAAGGATTTACTGATTGTCGGCTCCGGCAGTGGTGAATCGGCATTTCCGCTGATCATTGCCAAAAAAGCCAAACAATTCGATGCCAGGGTCGCACATATCGGCGCAAACCCGGATTGTTCGATGAAAGATTATTCCGATCATTTTGTCCGCATTCCAGTGGCGACAAAGTTTAATTTACCGAATGAAACGCCGTCTGTACAGCCGATGACCAGCCTGTTCGAACAGAGCCTGCTTTTATTGGGTGATTCCCTCGCATTGATGCTGGTTCGTGAGCAGAATATTGATATGCACAGTTTGTGGGAGTATCACGCAAACCTCGAATAG
- a CDS encoding PTS sugar transporter subunit IIA has translation MLSTYLENTIQLKETVSNWEESIRIAAKPLLNHGNINESYIQDMIGNVHEFGSYIVIIPGVAMPHAQNKGGVNANGVSLLKLEEPVVYPEEKAVTVIIVLAATDSDGHLDLIADLSSVLGDEEIKNSLEQATSKDDILSLIRRAE, from the coding sequence ATGCTTAGTACGTATTTAGAAAACACAATCCAGTTGAAAGAGACGGTTTCAAACTGGGAAGAATCCATCCGGATTGCTGCAAAGCCCTTATTGAATCACGGCAATATCAATGAAAGTTATATACAGGATATGATTGGCAACGTGCATGAATTCGGCTCTTATATCGTTATTATACCAGGCGTCGCGATGCCGCACGCTCAGAACAAAGGAGGGGTAAATGCTAACGGTGTATCGCTTTTGAAACTTGAAGAGCCCGTTGTCTACCCGGAAGAAAAAGCTGTGACGGTGATTATCGTCCTCGCCGCCACCGACAGTGACGGACATCTCGATTTAATCGCAGACCTGTCCTCCGTATTGGGTGACGAAGAGATAAAGAACAGTCTCGAACAAGCAACCAGTAAAGACGACATTCTCAGTTTAATCAGACGCGCTGAGTAA